A genomic window from Populus nigra chromosome 7, ddPopNigr1.1, whole genome shotgun sequence includes:
- the LOC133700099 gene encoding uncharacterized protein LOC133700099 translates to MASVVLVKEAIFSQDSANGLEFRSATPDERSDGRSRKWNQRALLQIKDFLASESWKEARQVLRRCSSNLKLDLYALEYAAREKNVSFVWQCYEGIVTAYDDMLSRI, encoded by the exons ATGGCATCAGTTGTATTGGTAAAGGAAGCAATATTCAGTCAAGATAGTGCAAATGGACTAGAGTTCAGGTCTGCAACTCCTGATGAAAGATCAGATGGAAGAAGCAGAAAGTGGAACCAGAGGGCATTGTTACagataaaagattttttagcgTCAGAATCTTGGAAAGAAGCACGGCAAGTGCTTAGAAGGTGCTCTTCAAACTTGAAACTGGATCTTTATGCT CTAGAATATGCAGCAAGGGAAAAGAATGTTTCATTTGTGTGGCAATGCTACGAAGGTATTGTCACTGCCTATGATGATATGTTGTCCAGAATATGA
- the LOC133698430 gene encoding uncharacterized protein LOC133698430 isoform X2 produces the protein MASQFSLLILIFFLFNLASIHVTGDQIMLEDGYMVTTVLDGHKLNINPHAVQLRSSEIVVLDSSRSVFYTLPFPISQASVMVKRLSGEGKTGYMDGEPGLARFNKPKSFAVDLRGNVYVADQQNHAVRKISNSGVTSTIVGNYSRTGRQDGPGKTATFSSDFEVLFVPQICALLISDHGNQLLRQIDLKPEDCVTGSQSALGAVKFWVLGLALSCLLGIVIGIATRPYVIPHTGRLQTPSFQQDMEALPNQSGESSTDELLRRQKRNC, from the exons ATGGCTTCCCAATTCTCTTTGCTCAtcctcatcttcttcctcttcaaCCTAGCTTCAATTCATG TGACAGGAGATCAGATCATGTTAGAAGATGGGTACATGGTAACTACAGTTTTGGATGGAcacaaattaaacataaatcctCATGCAGTTCAACTCAGATCATCTGAAATTGTTGTCCTCGATTCTTCTCGTAGTGTTTTTTACACTCTACCATTTCCCATTTCTCAGG CCAGCGTGATGGTTAAACGGTTATCTGGAGAGGGGAAAACTGGGTACATGGATGGAGAACCGGGTTTGGCTCGGTTCAATAAACCAAAGAGTTTTGCTGTTGATCTTAGAGGGAATGTTTATGTGGCTGATCAACAAAACCATGCTGTCAGAAAGATAAGCAACTCAG GGGTGACCTCCACCATCGTTGGGAATTACTCCAGGACAGGTCGGCAAGATGGTCCAGGGAAAACTGCAACATTCTCCAGTGATTTTGAGGTGCTTTTTGTTCCTCAAATATGTGCTTTGCTAATTTCAGATCATGGAAATCAGCTGCTTCGCCAGATTGATCTTAAGCCAGAGGATTGTGTAACTGGTTCTCAATCTG CACTCGGAGCTGTTAAATTTTGGGTTCTTGGACTGGCGCTTTCATGTTTGCTTGGCATAGTCATCGGGATTGCGACTCGCCCTTATGTTATCCCCCAT ACAGGAAGGCTCCAGACCCCTTCATTTCAGCAAGACATGGAAGCATTGCCTAATCAATCTGGCGAGTCTAGTACTGATGAGTTGCTTCGACGTCAGAAACGCAATTGCTAG
- the LOC133698430 gene encoding uncharacterized protein LOC133698430 isoform X1: protein MASQFSLLILIFFLFNLASIHVTGDQIMLEDGYMVTTVLDGHKLNINPHAVQLRSSEIVVLDSSRSVFYTLPFPISQASVMVKRLSGEGKTGYMDGEPGLARFNKPKSFAVDLRGNVYVADQQNHAVRKISNSGVTSTIVGNYSRTGRQDGPGKTATFSSDFEVLFVPQICALLISDHGNQLLRQIDLKPEDCVTGSQSALGAVKFWVLGLALSCLLGIVIGIATRPYVIPHEGSRPLHFSKTWKHCLINLASLVLMSCFDVRNAIASSSLYLLSKRLLRLSLSHLSLMFQINTVGPKVSNKDFISSMDCDINNPVVGKSQTFADQLKEMIDSNVHSQLSSSSSDILKLGEGGLERCDASLDVNGRINDMIQANIMGFGKLSKETSPVVVPLEGSLGLVKRR from the exons ATGGCTTCCCAATTCTCTTTGCTCAtcctcatcttcttcctcttcaaCCTAGCTTCAATTCATG TGACAGGAGATCAGATCATGTTAGAAGATGGGTACATGGTAACTACAGTTTTGGATGGAcacaaattaaacataaatcctCATGCAGTTCAACTCAGATCATCTGAAATTGTTGTCCTCGATTCTTCTCGTAGTGTTTTTTACACTCTACCATTTCCCATTTCTCAGG CCAGCGTGATGGTTAAACGGTTATCTGGAGAGGGGAAAACTGGGTACATGGATGGAGAACCGGGTTTGGCTCGGTTCAATAAACCAAAGAGTTTTGCTGTTGATCTTAGAGGGAATGTTTATGTGGCTGATCAACAAAACCATGCTGTCAGAAAGATAAGCAACTCAG GGGTGACCTCCACCATCGTTGGGAATTACTCCAGGACAGGTCGGCAAGATGGTCCAGGGAAAACTGCAACATTCTCCAGTGATTTTGAGGTGCTTTTTGTTCCTCAAATATGTGCTTTGCTAATTTCAGATCATGGAAATCAGCTGCTTCGCCAGATTGATCTTAAGCCAGAGGATTGTGTAACTGGTTCTCAATCTG CACTCGGAGCTGTTAAATTTTGGGTTCTTGGACTGGCGCTTTCATGTTTGCTTGGCATAGTCATCGGGATTGCGACTCGCCCTTATGTTATCCCCCAT GAAGGCTCCAGACCCCTTCATTTCAGCAAGACATGGAAGCATTGCCTAATCAATCTGGCGAGTCTAGTACTGATGAGTTGCTTCGACGTCAGAAACGCAATTGCTAGTTCCAGTCTTTACCTGCTTTCAAAGCGACTCTTAAGGCTGAGCCTGTCTCATCTTTCTCTCATGTTCCAGATTAATACTGTAGGACCTAAGGTTTCAAACAAGGATTTCATATCCTCGATGGATTGTGATATAAATAATCCTGTGGTCGGCAAGTCACAGACGTTTGCTGATCAGTTGAAGGAAATGATAGATTCTAATGTTCACTCGCAATTATCAAGCTCGTCGAGCGACATCTTGAAGCTAGGAGAAGGGGGTCTGGAGAGATGTGATGCTTCATTAGATGTCAATGGAAGGATAAATGATATGATCCAGGCTAACATCATGGGATTCGGTAAGCTGTCCAAAGAAACATCTCCAGTTGTTGTCCCTCTGGAAGGGAGTCTGGGTTTAGTTAAGAGGAGATGA
- the LOC133699806 gene encoding DNA repair protein RAD4 isoform X2, whose protein sequence is MDDIDWEDGSSSILGHVKNHPGDGIREVTIEFSESPDSAKRKPIRRATAEEKGLAELVHKVHLLCLLARGRIIDHACDDPLIQASLLSILPVHLSNALRDPKLHAKALSPLAHWFHNNFHVVSSASEKRSFHSALSCALETREGTLEELAALSVALFRALKLTTRFVSILDVASIKPDADKYESLSQGTSKMHRGIFNTSTLMVDRPKEVFIPPKSPSCNEKKNVANTSSKASCKSKDNCLRSKKIQSNDSPPAVELKDKMVDTFPCEAQNNTSEECVTKKSQGSKRKGDLEFEMQLQMAMSATAVATQSNKELDVKESNSNSSDVSSPFKRIRKIANEESSSQGISTALGSRKIGSPLYWAEVYCSGENLTGKWVHVDAVHDIVDGEQKVEAAADACKTSLRYVVAFAGLGAKDVTRRYCMKWYKIASQRVNSLWWDAVLAPLRELESGATGGMAHLEKPHADASNEHGNVIASGLSDLPMPNELPSNVDLSGRKNDVESSGRNSFAATRNTIEDMELQTRALTEPLPTNQQAYKNHSLYAIEKWLTKCQILHPKGPILGFCSGHPVYPRACVQTLRTKERWLREGLQVKVKELPAKVVKQSGKLKKVQFSEDDDYGETDSGVIELYGMWQLEPLQLPHAVNGIVPKNERGQVDVWSEKCLPPGTVHLRLPRVFYVAKRLEIDYAPAMVGFEFRNGRSVPVFDGIVVCNEFKDAILEAYAEEEERRDAEEKKRNEAQAISRWYQLLSSIITRRRLNNSYGNGLLPQLPSNVQNTNNQPDVHVGSTQPPGNQKDDRKLNAPSMTLTDDHEHVFLVEDQSFDEETSTRTKRCHCGFSVQVEEL, encoded by the exons ATGGATGACATAGATTGGGAAGATGGTTCGTCTTCCATACTGGGTCATGTAAAAAATCATCCAGGTGATGGCATTAGGGAGGTTACTATTGAATTTAGTGAGTCGCCTGACTCTGCTAAACGGAAGCCCATTCGTCGAGCTACTGCTGAAGAAAAG GGATTGGCTGAGCTTGTGCATAAGGTTCACCTGCTTTGTTTACTTGCAAGGGGCAgaataattgatcatgcttgTGATGATCCTCTCATTCAG GCCTCTTTACTTTCTATTCTACCGGTGCATTTGTCGAATGCATTAAGGGACCCTAAACTTCATGCTAAGGCTTTATCTCCTCTTGCCCATTGG TTTCATAATAACTTTCATGTTGTAAGTTCAGCCAGTGAAAAGAGATCATTTCATTCTGCTTTGTCATGTGCTCTTGAAACTCGTGAAGGAACTCTAGAGGAG CTTGCAGCGTTATCTGTGGCACTATTTAGAGCTTTGAAGCTCACAACCCG ATTTGTATCCATCCTTGATGTTGCTTCCATAAAACCTGATGCTGACAAATACGAGTCCTTGAGTCAAGGTACAAGTAAAATGCATAGGGGAATATTCAACACTTCAACACTGATGGTGGATAGACCGAAAGAGGTTTTTATACCTCCTAAATCTCCCTCatgtaatgagaaaaaaaatgttgccaACACCTCATCAAAGGCTTCATGCAAAAGTAAAGATAACTGTTTAAGGAGCAAGAAAATTCAATCTAATGATTCTCCTCCTGCTGTTGAACTAAAAGATAAGATGGTAGATACATTTCCATGCGAGGCACAAAATAACACTTCTGAGGAATGTGTTACCAAGAAATCTCAGGGTTCAAAGAGGAAAGGTGATCTTGAGTTTGAGATGCAGTTGCAAATGGCCATGTCTGCAACAGCAGTTGCAACTCAAAGTAACAAAGAATTGGATGTAAAAGAATCAAATAGTAATTCATCTGATGTCTCTTCTccatttaaaagaataagaaaaattgcAAATGAAGAATCTTCCTCTCAGGGAATCTCGACTGCTCTTGGATCCAGAAAAATAGGATCTCCTCTTTATTGGGCAGAAGTATACTGCAGTGGAGAAAATCTGACAGGAAAGTGGGTGCATGTGGATGCTGTACATGATATTGTAGATGGAGAGCAGAAGGTGGAAGCTGCAGCTGATGCTTGCAAAACATCTCTGAGATATGTAGTTGCTTTTGCTGGGCTTGGGGCTAAAGATGTGACTCGCAG GTACTGTATGAAGTGGTACAAGATAGCATCACAAAGAGTTAACTCGCTTTGGTGGGATGCAGTATTGGCCCCACTGAGGGAGTTAGAGTCAGGAGCAACTGGAGGTATGGCACATTTGGAAAAGCCCCATGCTGATGCCTCAAATGAACATGGAAATGTAATAGCATCAGGATTGTCTGATCTTCCAATGCCTAATGAACTTCCAAGCAATGTTGACTTGTCTGGGAGGAAGAATGATGTAGAATCTTCTGGCAGGAATTCTTTTGCTGCTACTAGAAACACTATTGAGGATATGGAATTGCAAACTAGGGCACTAACTGAGCCTCTTCCCACTAATCAGCAG GCATACAAAAATCATTCGCTATATGCAATTGAAAAATGGCTTACAAAGTGTCAAATACTTCATCCTAAGGGTCCTATTCTGGGATTTTGTTCTGGACACCCTGTTTATCCTCGTGCTTGTGTACAGACACTCAGAACAAAAGAGAGATGGCTGCGTGAAGGGCTGCAAGTTAAAGTAAAGGAACTTCCAGCTAAG GTAGTGAAACAATCTGGAAAGCTTAAGAAAGTGCAATTTTCCGAAGATGATGATTATGGTGAGACTGATTCCGGAGTTATTGAACTTTATGGAATGTGGCAGCTAGAACCCTTGCAACTTCCCCATGCTGTAAATGGGATTGTTCCAAAG AATGAACGAGGTCAAGTTGATGTGTGGTCTGAGAAATGCCTGCCACCAGGGACTGTGCACTTAAGATTGCCAAGGGTATTTTATGTTGCCAAGAGACTGGAAATTGACTATGCACCTGCCATGGTTGGGTTTGAATTTAGAAATGGTAGATCTGTTCCAGTCTTTGATGGAATTGTTGTGTGCAATGAGTTCAAGGATGCAATATTAGAG GCATAtgctgaagaagaagagagaagagatgctgaagagaagaaaagaaatgaagcgCAAGCTATTTCTAGGTGGTATCAACTTCTTTCATCAATCATAACCAGACGAAGGCTGAACAACTCGTATGGGAATGGTTTGTTGCCTCAATTGCCAAGCAATGTCCAAAATACAAATAACCAGCCGGATGTGCATGTTGGTAGTACACAACCTCCAGGAAACCAAAAAGATGATCGTAAGTTAAATGCTCCATCAATGACTCTAACAGATGACCATGAGCATGTGTTTTTGGTAGAGGATCAGAGTTTTGATGAGGAGACCTCAACAAGGACAAAGCGGTGTCATTGTGGATTTTCGGTCCAAGTAGAGGAATTGTAG
- the LOC133699806 gene encoding DNA repair protein RAD4 isoform X1, which translates to MRTRSNNKQSSGKESTVSAIRDVDSESLADMSNEAVDKLVRRVKGRGSSGKKKQDNRLQCDSAATGENGLKVNGKQVVDARVTWNDLDARGLAQDPAANDANDTREVEGGGFQTTFQESDQEMDDIDWEDGSSSILGHVKNHPGDGIREVTIEFSESPDSAKRKPIRRATAEEKGLAELVHKVHLLCLLARGRIIDHACDDPLIQASLLSILPVHLSNALRDPKLHAKALSPLAHWFHNNFHVVSSASEKRSFHSALSCALETREGTLEELAALSVALFRALKLTTRFVSILDVASIKPDADKYESLSQGTSKMHRGIFNTSTLMVDRPKEVFIPPKSPSCNEKKNVANTSSKASCKSKDNCLRSKKIQSNDSPPAVELKDKMVDTFPCEAQNNTSEECVTKKSQGSKRKGDLEFEMQLQMAMSATAVATQSNKELDVKESNSNSSDVSSPFKRIRKIANEESSSQGISTALGSRKIGSPLYWAEVYCSGENLTGKWVHVDAVHDIVDGEQKVEAAADACKTSLRYVVAFAGLGAKDVTRRYCMKWYKIASQRVNSLWWDAVLAPLRELESGATGGMAHLEKPHADASNEHGNVIASGLSDLPMPNELPSNVDLSGRKNDVESSGRNSFAATRNTIEDMELQTRALTEPLPTNQQAYKNHSLYAIEKWLTKCQILHPKGPILGFCSGHPVYPRACVQTLRTKERWLREGLQVKVKELPAKVVKQSGKLKKVQFSEDDDYGETDSGVIELYGMWQLEPLQLPHAVNGIVPKNERGQVDVWSEKCLPPGTVHLRLPRVFYVAKRLEIDYAPAMVGFEFRNGRSVPVFDGIVVCNEFKDAILEAYAEEEERRDAEEKKRNEAQAISRWYQLLSSIITRRRLNNSYGNGLLPQLPSNVQNTNNQPDVHVGSTQPPGNQKDDRKLNAPSMTLTDDHEHVFLVEDQSFDEETSTRTKRCHCGFSVQVEEL; encoded by the exons ATGCGTACAAGAAGCAACAACAAACAATCTTCAG GGAAGGAGAGTACAGTGAGTGCTATACGTGATGTGGATAGTGAAAGTCTAGCTGACATGTCAAATGAGGCAGTGGATAAGCTTGTAAGACGTGTGAAGGGGCGGGGATCATCTGGGAAGAAGAAACAAGATAATCGGCTGCAATGTGATTCTGCTGCCACT GGTGAGAATGGGCTAAAAGTTAATGGAAAACAAGTTGTAGATGCAAGAGTTACTTGGAATGACTTGGATGCTCGGGGTCTTGCTCAAGATCCTGCCGCAAATGACGCAAATGACACTAGAGAAGTTGAAGGGGGAGGTTTTCAGACTACTTTTCAGGAGAGTGATCAAGAGATGGATGACATAGATTGGGAAGATGGTTCGTCTTCCATACTGGGTCATGTAAAAAATCATCCAGGTGATGGCATTAGGGAGGTTACTATTGAATTTAGTGAGTCGCCTGACTCTGCTAAACGGAAGCCCATTCGTCGAGCTACTGCTGAAGAAAAG GGATTGGCTGAGCTTGTGCATAAGGTTCACCTGCTTTGTTTACTTGCAAGGGGCAgaataattgatcatgcttgTGATGATCCTCTCATTCAG GCCTCTTTACTTTCTATTCTACCGGTGCATTTGTCGAATGCATTAAGGGACCCTAAACTTCATGCTAAGGCTTTATCTCCTCTTGCCCATTGG TTTCATAATAACTTTCATGTTGTAAGTTCAGCCAGTGAAAAGAGATCATTTCATTCTGCTTTGTCATGTGCTCTTGAAACTCGTGAAGGAACTCTAGAGGAG CTTGCAGCGTTATCTGTGGCACTATTTAGAGCTTTGAAGCTCACAACCCG ATTTGTATCCATCCTTGATGTTGCTTCCATAAAACCTGATGCTGACAAATACGAGTCCTTGAGTCAAGGTACAAGTAAAATGCATAGGGGAATATTCAACACTTCAACACTGATGGTGGATAGACCGAAAGAGGTTTTTATACCTCCTAAATCTCCCTCatgtaatgagaaaaaaaatgttgccaACACCTCATCAAAGGCTTCATGCAAAAGTAAAGATAACTGTTTAAGGAGCAAGAAAATTCAATCTAATGATTCTCCTCCTGCTGTTGAACTAAAAGATAAGATGGTAGATACATTTCCATGCGAGGCACAAAATAACACTTCTGAGGAATGTGTTACCAAGAAATCTCAGGGTTCAAAGAGGAAAGGTGATCTTGAGTTTGAGATGCAGTTGCAAATGGCCATGTCTGCAACAGCAGTTGCAACTCAAAGTAACAAAGAATTGGATGTAAAAGAATCAAATAGTAATTCATCTGATGTCTCTTCTccatttaaaagaataagaaaaattgcAAATGAAGAATCTTCCTCTCAGGGAATCTCGACTGCTCTTGGATCCAGAAAAATAGGATCTCCTCTTTATTGGGCAGAAGTATACTGCAGTGGAGAAAATCTGACAGGAAAGTGGGTGCATGTGGATGCTGTACATGATATTGTAGATGGAGAGCAGAAGGTGGAAGCTGCAGCTGATGCTTGCAAAACATCTCTGAGATATGTAGTTGCTTTTGCTGGGCTTGGGGCTAAAGATGTGACTCGCAG GTACTGTATGAAGTGGTACAAGATAGCATCACAAAGAGTTAACTCGCTTTGGTGGGATGCAGTATTGGCCCCACTGAGGGAGTTAGAGTCAGGAGCAACTGGAGGTATGGCACATTTGGAAAAGCCCCATGCTGATGCCTCAAATGAACATGGAAATGTAATAGCATCAGGATTGTCTGATCTTCCAATGCCTAATGAACTTCCAAGCAATGTTGACTTGTCTGGGAGGAAGAATGATGTAGAATCTTCTGGCAGGAATTCTTTTGCTGCTACTAGAAACACTATTGAGGATATGGAATTGCAAACTAGGGCACTAACTGAGCCTCTTCCCACTAATCAGCAG GCATACAAAAATCATTCGCTATATGCAATTGAAAAATGGCTTACAAAGTGTCAAATACTTCATCCTAAGGGTCCTATTCTGGGATTTTGTTCTGGACACCCTGTTTATCCTCGTGCTTGTGTACAGACACTCAGAACAAAAGAGAGATGGCTGCGTGAAGGGCTGCAAGTTAAAGTAAAGGAACTTCCAGCTAAG GTAGTGAAACAATCTGGAAAGCTTAAGAAAGTGCAATTTTCCGAAGATGATGATTATGGTGAGACTGATTCCGGAGTTATTGAACTTTATGGAATGTGGCAGCTAGAACCCTTGCAACTTCCCCATGCTGTAAATGGGATTGTTCCAAAG AATGAACGAGGTCAAGTTGATGTGTGGTCTGAGAAATGCCTGCCACCAGGGACTGTGCACTTAAGATTGCCAAGGGTATTTTATGTTGCCAAGAGACTGGAAATTGACTATGCACCTGCCATGGTTGGGTTTGAATTTAGAAATGGTAGATCTGTTCCAGTCTTTGATGGAATTGTTGTGTGCAATGAGTTCAAGGATGCAATATTAGAG GCATAtgctgaagaagaagagagaagagatgctgaagagaagaaaagaaatgaagcgCAAGCTATTTCTAGGTGGTATCAACTTCTTTCATCAATCATAACCAGACGAAGGCTGAACAACTCGTATGGGAATGGTTTGTTGCCTCAATTGCCAAGCAATGTCCAAAATACAAATAACCAGCCGGATGTGCATGTTGGTAGTACACAACCTCCAGGAAACCAAAAAGATGATCGTAAGTTAAATGCTCCATCAATGACTCTAACAGATGACCATGAGCATGTGTTTTTGGTAGAGGATCAGAGTTTTGATGAGGAGACCTCAACAAGGACAAAGCGGTGTCATTGTGGATTTTCGGTCCAAGTAGAGGAATTGTAG